The window TGAGCAGCACTGCTTGTTGGGGGgcaaagggaggggaaaaatggCTTGTTGAGGTGGGGACACAACTCCACAAAACTCAGAGTTGGCTGAAAAGACCTGTGGCTGCAGACCTGCAGACTGCTGAAGGGGTGCAGCTGCAGTCACACAGGCCAGGCCAGAGCTGTGCTTGCGCTGTCACTTGGTGGCAGTTAAGTTCCTTCTTCCTTGCCCTGTCAGGCCAGCATCAGTGCTGAAAGAGGACTGCCATCAGCACTGGCACTGTGCACCCCTAAAGGGCAACAGCTTGGTAAGCCTCTCCAGGCAGATCTGCCAGCTGGGGCCTGACCTTGTCTTTGCCTTTGACTATCTAGGCAGATCCATTTGAGCTGCTGCAGACACACTCCACTGGGAATAGCAGCAATGCTGTGTTGGTGAGCTGCAGACGTGGCCCTGTTCCATGCTGCTAACTGACCTGCTCCCCTGTGTCTTGTTGTGGACTAGCAGTCCTCCATGATCAGCTTAGAACAGACACAGGTGGCCTCTGAGTGCAGACGCAAGGTTCTGTTTGTACATACGGTGGGGTTTGCAGAGAGCTCTGCTCCCAGAGGAGGCTGGCAGACACTGAGCTGCCCCAGAGCAGATGGCTGTCCCGTGCACTGTCCTGCGTTTTTCACCTGCCTGTTGTTTCCTCTGCATCTCAAGCTGTATCTTCCTTGCAGGCTCTAACAGCAGCTGATCTCAACCTGGTCCTGTATGTTTGTGAGACAGTGGATACTCAGCAAGTATTCGGACAGCATCCGTGCCCGCTgtcccagcctgtgctgctctctCTGATTCAGCAGCTCTCCTCGGATTTGGGTACTCGTACGGAACTGAAGCTGAAGTGAGTATGATCAGAGCACTGGGTTTGAACCTATGCAGTTGTATTCCTGGCTCTGGCTTTAAACTCGCTGTGTGTGAGTGGAAGGTGGTGCTTCTACAAAGGCTGCAACTTCTGTGGCCTGTTACAGGCAAGCGACCAACCCGTAATGACTTGGAAAAAGATACAGGCTTTGCAACAGAAAGCTTTGCTGCCCGGGGGTAGTCATAGAAGGGGTACTTAGCTGTAGGTGCTGTTAGTTCCTAGTATGGGAGTCTGCAAATATTGTTGGCGCTCTGTATGGTGATCGTCTTTAACCAAGGAAACATTCCCATGTGGGTAAAGGGGGAGGGGTAGTGCCGTGCTCCCTAGATAGCCTAACATCCAGAGCCACTTTGCTCTGCCTGCAGTTCTTAACCCATCACTGGACTCTGTGTAGGCAGTTTCTCATCGTGACTGCTGGAGAGGTTCAgtgggaggtggcagcaggagctaCTGGAAGTAATGTCTGTTAGATGTACTAAGCAAAGCTTGTGTGACAAAGTAGTGACTGTGCTGATACTTACCATGAACATTTTTAGACTGTGAGTCAAAGCCCTGTTAGCTGccctgaaaaatgaatttgttaaGGTACCTGCAGGTTTTGACCATGGCTTACATGGAAATTATCTTAAATTTTGAGTTCTTATCTCAAGTGAACACTAGGGATAGAGGCTCAAgccagaaaagatgaaaaagcactttaaatTACAGGAGCGCTCATAAGCAGAGTTAAAGTTGCTGCTAAGTTCAAGCTGATCTGCCAGTGAATACCTTTTGTGGTGACCACACTGGCTTACTCTCAGGCTGTGATTTGAAAGTTTTGATGGCCTGTCTGAACTCCTGAATGGCTTGTTGGTTAaattcttgatttatttattttttctcccacccCATGCTGGATAGGCACAGTTACATTGGAAGAAGACCTTAAATATATCCCTGTGTGGAATAAGCCTCAGTGCTGAGGGTTTTTCCTGTATAACAAATGACTAAATCTGCTTATGCTAAAAAACCTAATCAAAGAGAATGCATACAGAGCTCTGACCAGGTATGGCCTGTGGCCAAGTGCCACCTACAGCACTGCAGTGAGATGTAGCTTGCTGTTACGCCTGCTTGGTTGAGGCAGCCAGGTCGTGTAGTATGTACTGCAGCCTGGAAAATACTGCCTGCCCTTGCACGTTCAAGAGTGGATAGTTGGACTCTGCTAAAAGTCAGAgctgtttgtttaatttttgatGGCTGAACTTACGGCCCTGAGTGTTGTTCTGTGGGGGAGCGGAATTGTGCATCTGCAGCGCTAAAGTGAACGGAGTTGGACTGGGATCTCGTGTTGAGTTTGGTTCTAACCCTGGTCTCTCTCCTTCAGTTACTTGGAGGAAGCGGTGATGCACCTGGACCACAGTGACCCCATCACCCGAGACCACATGGGGTCAGTCATGAACCAGGTGCGGCAGAAGCTCTTACAGTTCCTGCAGGTGGAACCCCACAACACGCTGAGCAAGCCTGCCCGCCGCCTCATGATCATGCTTCAGGGCCTGGTCACTCCTGGCATGACCTAGGAGAACCTGGCTATCTCGTGGGCTGCTGCTCCGTGGAAGCCCACCCAGCAGATCCAGTAGTTACTAACCACGTACGGCTTGTGTTAAGAGCTCTTGCCAGGAAATCTATCAACATGTGTGTGATGTCTCTAAGGCGAACGCCATCTGTGTATAGTCCCAGATAGTCACTGAACGCTCACTTggcttattttcttaaatagcCTCTTTTTGAGACATTTAAGTCTCTTCTTCACCTGCCCATCCATCCCTGAGGCCTGGCTGGCCTTCCAAGTTGCATCCAGCAGAAGCCAGTGGATTTTTTACCCCTTTGGTTTGGAgtctgctgctgtcagcagaggaggaaggtgtGTGCTGAGCCTGAAGTAAGGGGCTCCTTGTTGGTGAGAAACTAGTTCTTGTGTCTTAGTCGAGGACTCAAAACCCTCCTCGCTGGAAGCCGCTCCTGAGGAGGATGATTGGGGGGGGTAGCAGCTGAGCAGGAACAGGAACGAGTTGGTGGNNNNNNNNNNNNNNNNNNNNNNNNNNNNNNNNNNNNNNNNNNNNNNNNNNNNNNNNNNNNNNNNNNNNNNNNNNNNNNNNNNNNNNNNNNNNNNNNNNNNNNNNNNNNNNNNNNNNNNNNNNNNNNNNNNNNNNNNNNNNNNNNNNNNNNNNNNNNNNNNNNNNNNNNNNNNNNNNNNNNNNNNNNNNNNNNNNNNNNNNNNNNNNNNNNNNNNNNNNNNNNNNNNNNNNNNNNNNNNNNNNNNNNNNNNNNNNNNNNNNNNNNNNNNNNNNNNNNNNNNNNNNNNNNNNNNNNNNNNNNNNNNNNNNNNNNNNNNNNNNNNNNNNNNNNNNNNNNNNNNNNNNNNNNNNNNNNNNNNNNNNNNNNNNNNNNNNNNNNNNNNNNNNNNNNNNNNNNNNNNCGGGGCTGCGGAGCGCGGCACAcacggggcggcggcggcggctccgcaCCATGGGCTGTTGGCGGCTGCTGGGCCTCGTGTGcccgctgctcctgcagctcctgcacctcGGTGAGTGCCCCGGGacgggccggggggggctcggggctgagggacgggacggggcggggggcggcgcggcccctctgctgggctgggcacgGCTCCCGGaggctctccctgcctgctctccGACCCCGGGGGCTGGAGCCGTCGCCCCGCAGGTGCCGGCATCGCCGGGCCGTCCCCCCTCGGAGCCGAGGCTCCGTTCCCCGCGGGGGTCCCTGCCCCGAAGCGGGCGGGGGCTGAGCTGGTGCTGCGCAGGGGGCTGCGGGTTGCCGGGTCTGGGGTGGTTTTTGTAGGGGCGGTGAAACGATTCAGGTCCTCCCCAGAAGCAGAGCGGCTGTGTCGGTGCGTGCTGGCAGCCAGCGGTGCTCGGCAGCAACCCCAGGTTTTGACCCCGTGTTCCCTCGAGGCTCCCCGTGGGTGCCGCTCGCCTCCCCCGGAGCTGGGGGTGCTTTGTCCGGGGGGGTTTCTCCTTCCCGCACCTCTCGCCTTGCCCAACCTCGTGCCGAGGCAGTGGGCACGGACTCGCTTGGACTCGAGCTTGTTAAAAGCGGAGGTGCAGATCCCGCTGGCCCTGCCGACACCTGTGACCGGCATGGCTGGTACCAAGCGCAGACTTCTCCCAGCGGCGTGGTCGCGGCGTTCTCAGCGCAGAGCCCGGCTGCCCGGCAGGACAGGCCGATGCCGCAGGCTTgccttctctctgctctgtgtgggTCAGAGCCGGATTCCAGGCACGGGATGCCAGCGGTGTGTCACACGGCTCCCTGGAGACCTCCTGGGAGAATGGGTGACTTTCGGTGCCTCCTTCCCGTGGGGCAGCCGTCTGCCTTCGTCAGGACCAACCTCGCGCCACTTCAGCCGTCCTCAGCTCTCAGAGCTCCCGGCAGCACTGCGCACGGCATTTCCAACCATCTTGTGACTCTGGTGACGTGGCCAAGCGTTCCTGCGTCCTCGTCCATCCCAAGCAGCCTTCTCGGGGATCCCTGCGGTGCCGCTGGCCTCTTTGGAGTCTCTGTTTgtctgccccagcacagccttccCGTATCagcctggctgggagcaggagcgAGCTGGTCCCAGCTAAGGGGGCTGGGATGGAGACGGAGCAGCCCCTCCCTGGGAGCTGTGACCCCAGCTCCGTGTCCGTCCCGATGTGACATCCCGCCACCGACTTGGGGCTGAACCTGCAAATGCTCCTGGGGACACGGACTGGGGTCTGCCCTGGCCCCAAAACCTCCGTGCCCCTCTCAGCCCCTGCTTTGTGGGGTTCCTGcagtgggaaggagaagcagaggcgttgggcacccccagctctgccaggtcTGTGGTAGCAGGACTGGGACACCTGGGGCTCATCCTTTGTGGAGCGCAGCAGGGAACGGCAGCTTCCCGGGGCGAAGCCTGCACTTGTgcctcttccctctttccttctctttcccttctcttcttgcTGTTAGAGCAGGGGCCTCAGCTTGCTCAGCCAGCTgagcctttgcttttgttttctgtgttgtagTCACAAATTAATCTTTGCTGTTGGGGGATAAAAGGGCTGGACAGATGGCTCTGGAGAGATCCTGGGAAGCCCGATGCACAGAGAGCCGCCGTGCAGCTTTCCCGCTGCGGCTAATGGCAGCACTGCTTGTGGGATCCGCACGGGATCCGTGTGCCACGCTGGGCTCCCGGACCAGGAGCGAGGGTTTGTTCAGCAGGGTGTAGTAATTCTGGGGGCTCCAGAGGAACTCGCTCCTGCTCCGTGTGTGGGTGTGAACCCCACTCCATGGGGCCTCTCAACAACAGctgcattttccctttaaaaccCGACATTTTAATTACTTCATTGCCTCTTTGCTTGGAGCAGGCTGAGAAGGATGAACTTTTTGCcatcctcttccttctccctggTCCTGCGGCTCTGAATACCGCAGGGAAGCTGTTCTTGAGCAGGGCCAGGCCAGCTCCTGttgcagcctccagcctccGCAGCCCCTTTTCCTCTGGGGCATTTTAGGTTTTAACGCACCTGACCCATTCgcccctgcagcatcccaggcTGCGGGACCCCAGGCCATCCTCACGCTgtcctgcagcacccccagaCAGAGCTGCCCCCCCCGTCCTGCCCCCGTCCATGGGGAGATGACGCTGGTGGGATGCAGGAGGGGACCAGCCCCTCGCCGTATTTCAGAGCCCGCTGTCACCTCTGCCTGCTGGTGATGaccagctggggggggggggggctcagctccATCTctcctgtccccctgcagccgcCACCCAGGAGCCCGTCAGCATGGCGGGGAAGTGCGACACCATCTACAAGGGCTTCGCCGGCTGCCTCATCAGCCTGGGGGACAGCATGGCCCAGAGCgtccggcagcagcagcaggagggcgGCCAGGAGGCGCAGGAGCTGGACACCATCTGCAAGTGAGTggccccgtccccatccccgtccccgtccctctGCCCGGCGTGcgtgggagctgctgggtgggCACCGGCTCCGGTCCCCTCCCCAcgcctgtccctgtcccccaggTCCTGGGACGACTTCCACGCCTGCGCCAGCGGGGTGCTGTCGAGCTGCCCCGAGGAGGCGGCCGCCATCTGGGAGTCGCTGCGCCAGGAGTCCCGCAAGATCCAGTTCCAGGGGAacctgcaggagctgtgcagtgCCCGGGGGCGCCTGGCCAGCTCCCGGGGCTCGCCGCCCGCCGAGACCAACCAGGCCACGCTGCGGGGCTCGGCCGTGCTGCGCCGCCccggcctcctgcccctgctggccctggtgctgctggtggcccgGCTCTAGCCCTGCCCGCTGCCGGGGGACCTGGCgatgccctgcagcccccaccagGCCTCCCTCACGGGGCACGGCCCTCtctctcctgcagcccttcagatggatttatatttatatttatattaaaagatgATTTTACATTTCTCCTGTCTTTCTGCTGTGCGGTGCCCTCGCGCCCTTCCAGAGCTCCGTTTGTCTCGGGGTGGCTCCGCGCCGTCCCCTTGGCTGTGCTGGGACCCCACAGGACCCCGATGGCCTCAGCACAGGGCGCACCCAGGCAGCACCAGGGATTCCCACTGCCCTGCTGTCCCCCGGAGGGACGTTAAGGGCTTTGCTGGGATTTTGTcttcccagcagagccaggctgtcATGTAATTCATCTGGCTTCTTGCTTGCAGGAGCCTGAACGCTCAGCCAAGCTTTGGGCTGGGGTGCCACCAAGATGCCCCCGTGCCCCAGCCCACACCAGTGGCATCATGcagttttctgcaaatattcccattttccatcttttattctAGTCCTGCTATGTTTGGTCCTATTAATGATGGTGACCGATGACTAACGACCATGaaggaaatgggggattgtAGGGaaagagttcttttttttttttttataatgggTTTATATAGGTGAAAAAACCTGTGAACTGACCTGTCCAGGTCCCAGGTGGGACTTGCTGAAGTCAAACCACGGTGATGCGCTGCCATGCAACTTGGCCGTGGCAGTCAGAGCCGCATGGCTTGCTCTTTGCCGTTGTTCCCATCGCTGCTGCTGTTACGCTGCAAAATTCGGTTTCTTTTCTAGAACACCCATCGTGGCAAGGCAGCTCCCAGCGTGGTGAGGCGACTTCCCTGCTCCCAAGGAATGTgcagctccccctgcccaccaCCTGAAGGGATGCTAAAATCCCAGACGGGCCTTCCCCCCTGTGGCACAACGCCAAACATCCTAGCCTGTGGTTTTCCCCCCACATTTTGTAGCCCTGTGTTTTGTCTGTGGGACTGCAAGGGCTCCCGCAACCAACCTTGGTGTGGTCCCGGAAGCCTTTGCACCCTGTATCTGAGCATCTCCCTGTGCGAGTGAGGCATCCGGCTCCTGCTGTCCTTACTGAGCCAGGGAAAACGCCGTCCCAGTTCGCTGCGGAAGCTGGGAAACCTCTTCCTGCTGGGCCTGCTGTCCTGGCGGAGGTTTGTCGCAGCAGTGGCAGACCCAGCCCCGGTCACCGCTGGCAGCTGTCAGTCGAGCATCTGCTGGGTTTGAAGCTCCTTGGGGGATGGAGCCGGTGTTTGCAGTTAACACAGGCCTGGCATAACCTGCTATTTAATTCATTagccagcctggagctggctgaGGGGGCGCAAAGCACCGTGGAGAGGATGCTGAGCCTGGGGGCAGAatgctgccccagccctcctcGCACGGCAGCTGCCGCTCCCCGTGTTTAACGCTGGTGCCAGGGGGATAATCTGCCTATTCTTCCATTTCCAATTTCTGACAATCCTGTGTTTAAGGCTGAATTAGTGCCGGATCGCTGCAGGATGGCTAAGAGGATAAGCGCTGGCCGGGCGGGTGCCCGCTGCCCCGGCAGCACCTCCGAGGGGCGGCTGGGGGTGGCCAGGGGCTGGAGGGCCACCGAGCCACGCTCGCCCGCGCTGCCACTGCCGTggtgcccctgcccagccccggtCACACATGGAAACACAGCCCGCACCTCGGACTGTCGCTGCATGTGTCCCGCACCTTCAGTATGTCACCACATACGTTCCCCACACCGGACCATGAACCACACGTGGTCCACACCCCTGAATACCCCTGAATATGTGTCCTGCGCCCTGGGATGTGTCACGACCACGTGTGCCTCGCACACCAAAACGTCACCACGCATCCCACAGGCTCTGACGCATGAGCATGGAGGACTTCATCCTGCCCTGGGAACACCACAGACATCCCGGCAGAGCCACGTTTGCCAACTcttttgcctttctctgctctctggcTTTGGAGGAGGGACGTGGCACAAGCCAGTGGCCGTCCCCAGCTGGGGTTCGGGGTTTGTGGCAAAGGCAGACGTCAGTCCTGCGGCTgggtcctgctgcagggagggacaCAGCCTCCTTCCTGCACATCTCCTGCACCCAACAGCTGGCTCACTGCACAAGCTGAGACCGCACTGGTAAGGTTTATTCCAGGCTGGTTCTGGGGAGAGCTCTGCttaggcattttaaaaaaatacattatttttttttccctgaaaggaGGGATTTCCCCCCTAAAATGCAGCCAGAGGAGTAACCGACTCCTCCAGCAGAGCTCACGTGGTGTGGCTGGCTGGTCCCCAGCACCATGTCCCCATCCACTCCGTCCTGccagttattttttcctgtaaatccCAAACCCAGCTCAAAGGTTTCCCGGCAGGTGGGTGCTCACGGCAGCGCCACAGCCACTGGTGCTCACTGGTGGGGCTGGGCGGGCGCCTTTGAGCACCCGGCATGTCGCGAAAACCCATCGCTCCGGTTATGAAACTCCAGCGACCTACTTTACACTCCCCGCTTTTGTTCTTAATTCCCAGACATGGCTGCTCTCCAGATTTTGCCCATCAAGGCAAATTAATTGGAGTAGATCCTAATTTGCTCTCTGCTATTCTTTGGGCAGAAGATTAAATGCTCGGCAGACAttatctccctctctcttttctaaGAGACAAAcctgaattattaaaaaaaaaaaaaaaaaggataaggGAAGGCAGAGTTAGGTTGAGTTGATGCACAAATTCACTGTGTGTAATCGCAGAAGGGCCTGGAGAGGCTcccacatccctgggcagctgGAACCAGATGGTGACACTATTCTGGGCATCTGTGTGACCACGACAGCACACGTGGCACGGTGACACGAGGCCAATGTCCTGGCCATGCTGCTCGCTGCCTCCACCACACCGTGGTTTgatcttcctttccttcaccCAAGGAAATTCCTGCCAGTGAAGGTGAGGGCTGCAAGGAGTCGGTGTGACACCTTCTGCCATGCTTTGGTGCTTCCTCACTGTTCTCCATACTCCAGCCGGGCTCAGGGCTGATGGAGAGCAGAGGACACTGTGTCGCATGGCTGGCCTCCGTCCGAGGCCGTGTGGGGATTTCTGCCCAGCCAAATGTCGAACTTTCCATAGGAACACAGAACGGCAACCTCAATCCCTGTGGATCGGCTGCAGCGGGAACAGCTGAGCCAGAGTCACCTCTGCAGCGGGGCCACGCTCGGCCCCCAGCCTGGCACCCCCTCAGCGCTCGGCTTTGGGGCTTTATTTCTCCACAGAGGCATATGGGAAGTTGGATTTCCTTTTCTAAGCAGATTTAATTGAACATCCTCCTGCTTCGACCTCTGCTCGGCCTTGCTGGGACAACCTTGAGCTCACCACCATGTGGGTTTGGGAATAAGCTGTCACCTGGCTTCATGTCCATCGAGGCTGAGCCCACTGCACTCCCTCGGTGGTCTTTGCATGGCAAAGGAGGACCTCGCCGTGAGCCCTGTGCCCTTCACtttgtccctctgcagcctgaGGAGTGGAAGAGGCATGCTGGCTCCCAGGAGGGAGCAGCCAGGCTACAGggccacctctgctgctgctgctgctttgcagataTCCCTCCAGCctattttgtgattctgctTTATTTGTAGGGTTTTCTGAAGAGGCAGGCAAGGAGGAGCATGGTGAAGCTCCTCTCTTGGCAAAGCGGCGCACCCAGATCTTGCTGGGGTGGGAGGCCTCAGAGCCTCCCCGGCACCTGCAGCCCCAGTTGCATTTACCATGGTCATGAAACTTTGCTGGCTGTAGCTGGAGAAGTGGCTCTGGATTGAATAACAGCTGTCACGGCCAAATCGTCCTCTGTGAGCTTTCATCTCAAAATGAATCCCAAAGCCATGCCTTGGTCATGTTGGCCTTGGTCTGTTCTCCTCTGAACAGGTGCAGAAAGTCTGCTGGGAGTCAGCGGTTCATCCTACAGCGGTCTCCTGGTACATGAAGGAAATGTTCTGTCTAGTTCTGAACCCAAACTTAGGATGTCGTAACCGATGTATCACTGGATGGATGTTCTCCATAGCTATTCTTCCCCTTGGcttctgcagggagctgtggcTCCCTCCTGGCCTTGTCCCTGGGCAGTTTTCAGGGCGGATATGCTGGCTCGTTTTGCGTGTCTGGTGCAGTTCTCTTGGCTCTGGTGGGCCTCCATGGCATAAATAATACAAGAGATGTTCCAGTTGAAGTTCTCAGAGATCTGTGGTTCTGCCCCAGGAGTTCCATAGACGTTGGCTCTCTGTTTGCACTGACAATGAGCAGCAGTGACCGAGATCTACAACTGCCTCGACTGAGGTTCTCGTGAGCCAGCCAGAATCAAAGCCGTGAGGAAGCTGCTAACGGACAGCACAAAGCCCCGGGGAAAGCCGCCCTCGCTGAGGTTAcggctgccagggctgctgtggGCGGCATGTGGCAGCCTGCGGTGGCACCCGGGGGAGGACGGGCACCCACGGCGCCCCTGAGGAGCTGCCTAAAATGTGTGTGGGGGGTCTGCTTGACAGGAAAGCGAGCAGAGCTGGCACGCAGGGCACGGGCTGACCCTGCCCCGGGGACTCTGCGGGTAGCACACGGCGTGGAGACACCTCCACAACCAgcacggcggggccgggcccccctCACGGCCCTCCAGGGGCCCGCCCTGCCTCTCCCTCACACCCGGaccttcccccccccgccccacccCGCGCCTCCCGGAGGCCGCCGGCAGGGGGCGCTGCAggagcccccctcccccccccccttccacgGGCGTGCGCGGCGCGCGGCGCTGACGTCGGgaggcggggccgggccggggccgagcGGCCCGAGGTGAGTGCGGGGCCCGGCACCGAtacccggggggggggggaagccccCGCTCCGTGCCCGGCCCCCGGGGCTCCGCCGGCGGCATCAGGGCGGAGGGGGtgggcgccggggggggggggagcctcGGTTCCCTGGCGCGTCCGTCCCCAGCCCCCCGGGGTTCCCTGGTCGCTGCCTGCCCTCCGCCGGGGTCGGTGGCAGCGGTGGGCCGGCTGCCAGGCGTTCGGCTCTTCCCGGTGCTTCTCCTCGGCGCGGGGACGCTCTGCCCAAGTGCTCCGCTCGGGATCACGCCGCTGTAGTCTCGTTGAGGTGCTCGCGTTCCACGGCTCGGCTAAGTTAAAGCGCCCCAAGGTGCGGCGGTGCTGGGGAAAAGCTCCGCGGCAGGCGTGGTTCAGGAGCGATGTGGATGTAAATGTTCCGCACGTTAACTGTCGCAGTGCTGTAATCCGGGTGAGCACCCCGCTGCAGGACAGCCACCGGTGAATCCAAGCCTTAGTTAAGCGTTCCGTGAGGTTAATTGCGCTGTGGTGCAAGCGTGCCCGTGTCTGACTCTGGTACGGCCAGTAGGCCTGCCACGAGAGGTTGCTGTGTTGgtgtctgattttaaaaaagaaccCCAACTGAATCCGTCTCTTCTTTCCAGACTGACTGTAGAGCCTGAGCTTCTTCCTGATGTCCCTCTAAAACACCTCCTTCCCCACACATAGTGCTCCTGATGGAAGACCACCTAGGGTGCTGTTCGTGCTGAGTAGTTGCTTGGAGAGGCGGTGGATGCGTGAGGATCCGCGTGGCGATGGTAAGGTGGGCCATCGCGTCTCAAGGCAAACAGCTTTCCTGCAGTCTTCTGTAAGTGCAGAGGCACCATGTTGGCGGGCTCTGAGCCAAAGAGTAGGAACTTAAAACTGCTCAGCTAATTGTCAGAATGCATGCAGGCAGTTTCTCCATCTCCATGTTGTTTTAATCAGGACCTAAAGTAAAGACTTGCTGAAGCGCAGCTGATTTGGCTCTGTTGGAATACAGTGTGGCGAGCAAGACCTCTGTTTGCTCCCATCTGGAACAGCTGGTAGCAATTCCACTTCTGTATTGCAGCTAGATGCAGCTCTGTAGGGAAGAACAGAAGTGTGGGTTGGTCTCTGAACATGCAAAGAGAGCAAAACTGAGTCAGGACACTTCCTAATGTCAGAGCCCACCTTGATTTCTTAGGGCTTGGAGAATGAAGCTAAAAGCTTGCTCTGGTTAAACAAgatctgtttgcttgtttttcctccaagagGTGCAGTAAATTAATTGGTAAAATGCATCTTAAAAGCAGCCTGCCTCTGTCTCCGTATTCCCTGCCTTCTGTGCAGTGTCGTTGATCCCCACGAGCTAAGTAGTGAGAGATTTAAAACGCCAGTACAAGTTACAATATAAAGAAAACGTTAGGAGGGTTTGTTGAACGAACAAGCTGCTGAGATAGTTTGTGGAGTTTCTAATGAGAAATTTCAGAACTAAAAGATTTGGAACGTTGGGTGTCTTACGAAGTTTATCAGATTGAACAAAGCTGAGGAAAACATTCAGCTCTTTCCTTGACCTTTGTTCAGCAGCTGGGGTTGGATGAGGTGAcctgcagaggtcccttccaatctcagCTGTTCCGTGATTCAGTGCTCAGCTTTAGGCAGACTCTGCTTAATGAAAAGGGGAGCTAAGGAATTGCCATGGACATCTGCTCTGACCAGGACTGCTTTTTGTATAGGCACTGTCTTGTGATGAAAGTGGCAAAGCATTGTGCCTGCTCTGTAGTAAAGTACAGTGAAAATCCCCAACTCTTAGTTTGTGGTAGCGTGGCTCTGTTGAGACACGCTTgcgttttttcttctttgaaccTTGACTGCCTTGATTCCTGttcatctgttgttttttttttcttgtcctttttgtAAGGTTCAGATGTGGGAGTTGCTGCAGATGTGGTTGCTGCTGATGCTGCCCTGGGAAAATGCCTTGACAGGGAATTAACACCCTTCAGTGATGGGCTGTGGGACAAGCAAGGTTCTTCCCGAGCCCCCCAAAGATGTGCAGCTGGATCTGGTTAAAAAAGTAGAACCTTACACAGGCCACAATGACATATA is drawn from Oxyura jamaicensis isolate SHBP4307 breed ruddy duck chromosome 11, BPBGC_Ojam_1.0, whole genome shotgun sequence and contains these coding sequences:
- the NRN1L gene encoding neuritin-like protein, with amino-acid sequence MGCWRLLGLVCPLLLQLLHLAATQEPVSMAGKCDTIYKGFAGCLISLGDSMAQSVRQQQQEGGQEAQELDTICKSWDDFHACASGVLSSCPEEAAAIWESLRQESRKIQFQGNLQELCSARGRLASSRGSPPAETNQATLRGSAVLRRPGLLPLLALVLLVARL